In the genome of Vicia villosa cultivar HV-30 ecotype Madison, WI linkage group LG7, Vvil1.0, whole genome shotgun sequence, one region contains:
- the LOC131619546 gene encoding putative F-box protein At3g25750, with protein sequence MEPDWANLEALALGLILDKLEWVDHIWFGAVCKNWLSVVKLNHQNQQLRTNVLPMLMIPKANLCLYGISTKTTYEFQLPIPYYDNCCGCSHGWIATFNRKYHAYFAMDIVITMVNSFKNVSPITLPPLTTCSEHHYEVQQLPKVTLSADPITSPNDYVVAVIYSKCNRLSILKAGQTSWTSIGKFNFNLYFMDVIFYGDMVYGLTDQKGVLSFNLSYFDDPDSVETLISPISDIRFHKDLKCYLVKSLEGDLWLVRKFLDDCNHNGMIKFEVYMLEFDVRGKKIKQLVKLESLGDNVIFVGDCDSISASASYFSGCLKQDSIYYINKVKHYTPFHEYCEPYNVEIYNVKDGSLSQQDPEYSFVKHMPAPFWILLPLE encoded by the coding sequence ATGGAGCCAGATTGGGCAAATTTAGAAGCACTTGCACTGGGATTGATTTTAGATAAATTGGAATGGGTAGATCATATTTGGTTTGGTGCTGTCTGCAAGAATTGGCTATCAGTTGTAAAGCTTAACCATCAAAATCAACAATTAAGAACTAATGTCTTACCCATGCTTATGATCCCAAAAGCAAATCTATGTTTGTATGGCATTTCAACCAAGACAACATATGAATTTCAATTACCAATTCCTTATTATGATAATTGTTGTGGATGTAGTCATGGATGGATTGCAACATTCAATAGAAAATACCATGCATACTTTGCTATGGATATCGTCATAACTATGGTTAATTCTTTTAAGAATGTTTCTCCTATTACTCTTCCACCTCTCACAACATGTAGTGAGCATCATTATGAAGTACAACAATTGCCCAAGGTTACTCTTTCTGCCGATCCTATAACAAGTCCAAATGATTACGTAGTTGCTGTAATTTACTCAAAGTGTAACCGTCTTTCTATTTTAAAAGCGGGACAAACCAGTTGGACATCTATAGGTAAGTTCAACTTCAATCTTTACTTTATGGATGTCATATTCTATGGAGATATGGTATATGGTTTGACTGATCAGAAAGGTGTATTATCCTTCAATCTTAGTTATTTCGATGACCCTGATAGCGTTGAGACGTTAATAAGTCCAATTTCTGATATACGGTTTCATAAAGATTTGAAATGTTATCTTGTCAAGTCATTAGAGGGAGATTTGTGGTTGGTAAGGAAATTTTTAGATGACTGCAATCATAATGGCATGATAAAATTTGAAGTGTACATGTTGGAATTCGATGTTCGAGGAAAAAAGATTAAGCAATTGGTAAAACTTGAGAGTCTTGGAGACAATGTTATATTTGTGGGAGATTGTGATTCAATTTCTGCATCAGCTTCTTATTTCTCTGGTTGTTTGAAACAAGATTCTATCTATTATATTAACAAGGTTAAACATTATACGCCATTTCATGAATATTGTGAACCATACAATGTAGAAATATATAATGTAAAAGATGGAAGCTTGAGTCAGCAGGATCCAGAATATTCTTTTGTCAAACATATGCCAGCTCCTTTTTGGATTTTATTGCCCCTTGAATGA